From Candidatus Poribacteria bacterium, one genomic window encodes:
- a CDS encoding mandelate racemase/muconate lactonizing enzyme family protein, giving the protein MKITDLKAMTLKGYKQWNYVQIETDNGLTGIGEAHPGAGIAEIILQFKNTLVGADPRNIEPLYHRMIGAASNRYAMGLSAIGGIETALWDILGKSLGVPVYRLLGGKYRDRIRLYADVGHGKGNTPEGWAQRAKEGVSDGYQAIKFDIDNSANELKQDAVNRELSTAELQKMTSLVAAAREAAGDGIDISIDCHSLFSTHSAMKLAERLEPFDLMFLEDPVPNDNVEAMAKVSAATSIPICTGEFLFRRDGFRELIQSQACDMLHVDVSGTGGILEAKKIADLADLYYIPFAAHNITSPIGMTATAHVCAAVRNFIVMELPYHADQVEWRWDLAISNEPLMQDNVFIVPEQPGLGVEINADVAREHLMPGSDHFGVS; this is encoded by the coding sequence ATGAAAATTACCGATTTAAAAGCGATGACGCTCAAGGGATACAAACAGTGGAATTACGTCCAGATTGAAACCGATAACGGGTTGACAGGAATAGGCGAGGCGCATCCTGGGGCAGGAATCGCTGAGATTATCCTACAATTTAAGAACACACTCGTCGGTGCAGATCCAAGAAATATAGAACCCCTCTACCACCGAATGATTGGTGCGGCGAGCAACCGATACGCAATGGGTTTATCGGCTATCGGTGGGATCGAAACAGCACTGTGGGATATACTCGGAAAAAGCCTGGGGGTACCGGTCTATCGACTGTTAGGTGGAAAGTATCGGGACCGTATCCGACTCTATGCCGATGTCGGACACGGAAAAGGCAACACGCCTGAAGGCTGGGCACAGCGAGCCAAAGAAGGTGTTTCGGACGGCTATCAAGCGATCAAATTCGACATCGATAACTCCGCAAACGAACTCAAACAGGATGCGGTTAATCGGGAACTCAGTACAGCGGAGTTACAAAAAATGACCTCCTTAGTCGCCGCCGCACGCGAAGCCGCTGGTGATGGAATCGACATTAGCATCGACTGTCATAGTCTATTCAGCACCCATTCAGCGATGAAACTTGCCGAACGCTTAGAGCCGTTCGATCTAATGTTCTTGGAAGATCCGGTGCCGAACGATAACGTAGAAGCGATGGCGAAGGTGAGTGCCGCCACTTCTATTCCAATCTGTACCGGTGAGTTCCTGTTCCGGCGGGATGGTTTCAGAGAGTTGATCCAGTCACAAGCCTGCGATATGCTGCACGTCGATGTATCTGGAACGGGTGGGATACTTGAGGCGAAGAAAATTGCGGATCTGGCAGACCTCTACTACATTCCATTTGCGGCACACAACATCACATCGCCAATCGGAATGACCGCAACGGCACACGTCTGCGCCGCTGTGCGGAATTTCATCGTTATGGAACTCCCATATCACGCCGATCAGGTTGAATGGCGATGGGATCTTGCAATTTCCAACGAACCGCTCATGCAAGATAACGTATTCATAGTGCCGGAACAACCCGGATTGGGTGTCGAGATCAACGCAGATGTCGCGAGGGAACATCTCATGCCCGGATCCGATCATTTCGGTGTGTCTTAA
- a CDS encoding terpene cyclase/mutase family protein: MVTFSIEPTYAQDVALRYGTGVPAAVRIINDRGLRYLVNSQMEDGGWSGAGSGPGVTGICVMALMASGEDPDFGPYATTIRKALRNIISNQDARTGYIGSTWGGHGSMYQHGFALLALSEAYGAVSERLLWEGSDVPSGRRRPLSEALELAVRSSLTSQQKNPWGAWRYSPDSQDADTTVAGTVLMGILGARNAGIEIPNEAVDKAVSFFQTHTMQDGTVTYQMASSHGGGLTRTAIGTLIYAIAKRKDTPEYKAASEFIKRRIDHRGSGHLFYNLYYMAQALFQSDFEAWKAWNQRTIEWLQKTQAEDGSFASSHGRAYGTGMAILALALNYRLLPIYER; the protein is encoded by the coding sequence CTGGTTACTTTTTCAATTGAACCGACTTATGCACAGGATGTTGCCCTCCGCTATGGGACAGGTGTTCCTGCAGCGGTTCGGATCATCAATGACCGCGGTTTACGCTATCTCGTTAACTCGCAAATGGAGGATGGCGGTTGGTCGGGAGCGGGAAGTGGACCCGGCGTAACGGGAATTTGTGTTATGGCATTGATGGCGAGTGGCGAAGACCCGGATTTCGGTCCTTATGCGACGACCATCCGTAAGGCGTTACGCAATATTATCTCCAATCAGGATGCGCGGACGGGGTACATCGGTAGCACTTGGGGCGGACACGGATCCATGTACCAACACGGTTTTGCTTTGCTAGCACTCTCAGAAGCGTATGGTGCAGTAAGTGAACGACTGCTCTGGGAAGGGAGCGATGTTCCGTCAGGACGGCGACGCCCCCTGAGCGAGGCGTTGGAACTGGCGGTGCGCTCTTCACTGACTTCACAGCAGAAGAACCCGTGGGGTGCTTGGCGTTACTCCCCAGATTCCCAAGATGCCGACACAACTGTCGCTGGAACCGTGTTGATGGGCATACTCGGTGCTCGAAACGCCGGTATTGAGATTCCCAACGAAGCCGTTGATAAAGCGGTGAGTTTTTTCCAGACACACACGATGCAAGATGGAACTGTAACGTATCAGATGGCGAGCAGTCATGGGGGTGGACTCACTCGGACGGCGATCGGGACCCTGATTTATGCGATTGCGAAAAGAAAAGATACACCTGAGTATAAAGCCGCTTCCGAGTTCATCAAGCGTCGCATTGACCATCGCGGCAGTGGACACCTGTTCTATAATCTCTACTACATGGCGCAAGCTCTGTTTCAAAGTGATTTTGAGGCGTGGAAGGCTTGGAATCAAAGAACCATCGAGTGGCTCCAGAAGACGCAGGCAGAAGATGGCAGTTTCGCGAGTTCCCATGGCAGAGCCTACGGCACCGGTATGGCTATCCTCGCTTTGGCGTTGAACTATCGCCTCTTGCCTATCTATGAAAGGTGA
- a CDS encoding carboxypeptidase regulatory-like domain-containing protein, producing the protein MITGGSKQMRHLRYVLIMVACVSMLFGIVFARDDALKGGTVDGLITDLTSAQNPIEDVTVKIVASDSGKAWTTKTDVNGKYKQAGLPAGRYLIRISKEGYNERTGEPVTVVDGGKHLVSFKTTRKGDIEPFVKVHPNERVNIVIKQRIVSLIQRVVEGVGKRYALDETVINAFHQSILNSIESTLEQDGGLGVFARAVEEGNMSLLEMLLAHPGCQAAFAKHLSEVQLQDYLEFIAAREVRDRQAVVQWIAVTLDKELSLRADQREKVGQSLLDTAESGVFPNTMNALWLSPEQAAQLAHYRLKISLDGVLSEAQSKVWRELVNANTNIERVFVVDPETLIEMEEEFEVVIPGPFVEMEKQFKAVIEDIVVDPPGKLPPWIELNADTVESPEQMMEIAEAKLAAHTELLGPLDERAAWRLALVTKGVAQEYIEARDEAGEAILQEFERRLLKVVEADAMTRKQAAIRLQAMRKNLRDEDRINSRRGEASASDITRDGLYQQTIKDVLSEEAFAAYSEHRAEREALRQQALRGMVVACIDIQLLLDDMQRGQLETAASQLVPGPLKEGSSSISMFFQLFPQTVDFEVLTPWQQDEFKRVFGPIGWRR; encoded by the coding sequence ATGATTACAGGAGGATCAAAACAGATGCGTCATTTACGATATGTATTAATAATGGTTGCTTGTGTCAGTATGTTGTTCGGTATCGTCTTTGCGCGGGACGATGCCCTGAAGGGTGGGACCGTCGATGGACTGATTACTGACCTAACGTCAGCTCAGAACCCAATTGAGGATGTTACGGTCAAGATTGTTGCCAGCGACAGCGGAAAGGCATGGACAACAAAAACGGATGTCAATGGAAAGTACAAACAGGCTGGACTTCCTGCCGGACGCTACTTGATTCGTATATCTAAAGAGGGATACAACGAGCGAACTGGGGAACCTGTTACCGTCGTTGATGGTGGGAAACACTTAGTCTCGTTCAAAACGACACGGAAGGGCGATATCGAACCCTTCGTTAAAGTGCATCCGAATGAAAGAGTGAACATTGTTATCAAACAACGAATTGTGTCCCTGATCCAACGCGTTGTCGAAGGCGTCGGTAAGCGTTATGCGCTGGACGAGACGGTTATCAATGCATTTCATCAATCCATTCTCAATTCAATTGAAAGTACCTTGGAACAGGACGGTGGTCTGGGTGTCTTCGCAAGAGCGGTGGAAGAAGGAAACATGTCGTTGCTTGAGATGCTATTGGCACATCCAGGCTGCCAAGCGGCGTTCGCGAAACACTTGAGCGAGGTGCAGCTTCAGGATTATTTGGAATTTATAGCGGCACGAGAGGTTCGGGATCGACAGGCAGTCGTTCAGTGGATCGCTGTTACACTCGATAAGGAACTCAGTTTAAGAGCAGATCAACGCGAAAAAGTGGGGCAGTCCTTGCTTGATACAGCAGAGAGCGGAGTTTTTCCGAACACAATGAACGCGTTGTGGCTCAGTCCAGAACAGGCGGCACAGTTGGCACACTACAGGCTGAAAATCTCTCTGGATGGCGTCTTGAGTGAGGCACAGTCCAAGGTTTGGCGAGAGTTGGTTAACGCGAATACAAACATAGAACGAGTTTTTGTCGTCGACCCCGAAACCCTTATTGAGATGGAAGAAGAATTTGAAGTAGTCATCCCCGGACCCTTTGTTGAAATGGAAAAACAATTTAAAGCAGTCATTGAGGATATAGTGGTTGATCCGCCTGGGAAACTGCCACCTTGGATTGAACTGAATGCCGACACAGTGGAATCTCCAGAGCAAATGATGGAGATTGCCGAAGCCAAACTCGCAGCGCATACCGAATTATTAGGTCCCCTCGACGAACGTGCCGCTTGGCGTTTGGCACTTGTCACTAAAGGTGTAGCGCAAGAGTACATTGAAGCCCGTGATGAAGCCGGCGAGGCGATACTTCAGGAGTTTGAGAGACGACTCCTGAAGGTTGTCGAAGCGGATGCAATGACTCGCAAACAAGCTGCTATAAGGCTTCAAGCCATGCGGAAAAATTTACGAGATGAAGATAGAATAAACAGCCGAAGGGGTGAGGCCAGTGCTTCAGACATTACAAGAGATGGTCTCTATCAGCAGACCATCAAAGATGTGCTTTCTGAAGAGGCATTTGCGGCGTATAGCGAACATCGAGCCGAAAGAGAGGCTTTACGTCAACAGGCATTGCGGGGTATGGTGGTGGCGTGCATAGATATACAGCTGCTTTTGGATGACATGCAACGGGGGCAGTTGGAAACGGCAGCGTCGCAGTTGGTTCCCGGTCCACTTAAGGAGGGAAGTTCTTCGATCTCGATGTTTTTCCAACTTTTTCCACAGACGGTAGACTTTGAAGTCCTGACGCCGTGGCAGCAGGATGAGTTTAAGCGTGTATTCGGTCCGATTGGGTGGAGGAGGTAA